The proteins below are encoded in one region of Limnochorda pilosa:
- the alr gene encoding alanine racemase, which translates to MADATASPRTYPARTWAEVDLGRLRENTRALARVAAPARLMAVVKADGYGHGAVPAARAALEGGASALAVARPDEAIPLRDAGIEAPVLVFAPASPEEVDLYGRLHLTATVVGRDQAAALARAAREQGVRLAAHVKVDTGMGRLGFLPDEALAFWEELRGLEGLELEGLYTHFATADEPEAAYARLQWQRFRGLVDHLEARGVRPPLVHAANSAALLRMPEARLDLVRAGIALYGVRPPNTPPRTHLAPALTWKCRVSTVRTLPPGWGVSYGKEFVAWRPSRVATLAVGYADGYRRSSAHRAQVLLQGRRVPLIGRVTMDQVMVDVTELDGDPGSEAVLLGGTGPHAIEPEEVAAWMETIPYEVFTGLSARVERRYV; encoded by the coding sequence ATGGCTGACGCGACCGCCTCGCCGCGCACGTACCCGGCTCGCACCTGGGCGGAGGTGGACCTGGGGCGCCTGCGGGAGAACACCCGGGCGCTGGCCCGGGTCGCGGCCCCGGCGCGCCTCATGGCCGTGGTGAAGGCCGATGGGTACGGGCACGGCGCTGTCCCGGCGGCCCGTGCGGCTCTGGAGGGTGGGGCGTCGGCCCTGGCCGTCGCCCGGCCTGATGAGGCCATCCCCCTGCGGGACGCAGGGATCGAGGCCCCCGTGCTCGTCTTCGCCCCCGCCTCACCCGAGGAGGTCGATCTCTACGGCCGGCTCCACCTCACCGCCACCGTGGTCGGTCGCGACCAGGCAGCGGCCCTGGCCCGGGCCGCGCGGGAGCAGGGGGTGCGCCTCGCCGCCCACGTGAAGGTGGACACAGGGATGGGCCGCCTGGGTTTCCTGCCCGATGAGGCGCTGGCCTTCTGGGAGGAGCTCCGCGGCCTGGAAGGGTTGGAGCTGGAAGGTCTCTACACCCACTTCGCCACCGCCGACGAGCCCGAGGCTGCCTACGCCCGCCTCCAGTGGCAACGCTTCCGGGGCCTGGTGGATCACCTGGAGGCCCGGGGCGTGCGCCCGCCGCTGGTCCATGCCGCCAACTCGGCCGCCCTGCTCCGCATGCCCGAAGCCCGCCTCGATCTGGTGCGGGCGGGGATCGCCCTCTACGGGGTCCGCCCGCCGAACACGCCCCCTCGAACCCACCTGGCGCCCGCCCTCACCTGGAAGTGCCGGGTGAGCACCGTCCGGACCCTTCCCCCGGGCTGGGGCGTGAGCTACGGCAAGGAGTTCGTCGCCTGGCGTCCCAGCCGGGTGGCCACCCTCGCCGTCGGCTACGCCGACGGCTACCGCCGCTCCTCGGCGCACCGGGCCCAGGTGCTCCTCCAGGGCCGCCGCGTTCCCCTCATCGGCCGGGTGACCATGGACCAGGTGATGGTGGACGTCACCGAGCTCGACGGAGACCCGGGCTCGGAGGCCGTCCTCCTGGGCGGTACCGGCCCCCACGCCATCGAGCCCGAAGAGGTCGCCGCGTGGATGGAGACCATCCCCTACGAGGTCTTCACCGGTCTGAGCGCCCGGGTGGAGCGAAGGTACGTCTAG
- the glnA gene encoding type I glutamate--ammonia ligase, with protein MASLTQEEIIRTAQQRDVKFVRLQFTDILGVVKNVAIPVSRLEEALNDDIMFDGSSIEGFARIEESDMNLRPDYDTFAIFPWRASAKGNVARLICDVYRPTGEPFEGDPRYILKRVLVEAREMGFQVNVGPECEFFLFRLGPDGAPTTETHDEGSYFDLGPVDRGEDARRDIVLALEEMGFHVEASHHEVAQGQHEIDFRYDDALLTADRVTTLKVVTRAVAAEHGLHATFMPKPIFGINGSGMHTHFSLFRDGENAFYDPSGPYQLSRIALHFIAGLLEHAPGFTALTNPLVNSYKRLVPGYEAPVYVSWSAQNRSALVRVPASRRQGTRVELRSPDPSCNIYLALAVMIRAGLDGVRRELEPPESLNKNIYELTPQERREHGIAELPGSLQDATRAMEADPLMRETLGEHVYARFLEAKRIEWDIYRSQVHRWEVEQYLGVF; from the coding sequence GTGGCGAGCCTCACCCAGGAAGAGATCATCCGAACGGCCCAGCAACGCGACGTCAAGTTTGTGCGCCTTCAGTTCACAGACATCCTGGGCGTGGTCAAGAACGTGGCCATCCCCGTGAGTCGACTGGAGGAGGCGCTGAACGACGATATCATGTTCGACGGCTCCTCCATCGAGGGCTTCGCCCGCATCGAGGAGTCGGACATGAACCTGCGGCCGGACTACGACACCTTCGCCATCTTCCCCTGGCGGGCGAGCGCCAAGGGCAACGTGGCCCGGCTCATCTGTGACGTCTACAGGCCCACGGGCGAGCCCTTCGAGGGCGACCCGCGCTACATCCTGAAGCGGGTCCTGGTCGAGGCGCGGGAGATGGGCTTCCAGGTGAACGTGGGACCCGAGTGCGAGTTCTTCCTCTTCCGACTGGGCCCCGACGGGGCTCCCACCACCGAGACCCACGATGAGGGTAGCTACTTCGACCTGGGCCCCGTGGACCGGGGCGAGGACGCCCGGCGCGACATCGTCCTCGCGCTGGAGGAGATGGGCTTCCACGTGGAGGCCTCCCACCACGAGGTGGCCCAGGGGCAGCACGAGATCGACTTCCGCTACGACGACGCCTTGCTCACCGCCGACCGGGTGACCACCCTGAAGGTCGTCACCCGGGCCGTGGCCGCGGAGCACGGGCTCCACGCCACCTTCATGCCCAAGCCCATCTTCGGCATCAACGGCTCGGGCATGCACACCCACTTCTCCCTCTTCCGGGACGGGGAGAACGCCTTCTACGACCCCTCCGGCCCCTACCAGCTCTCCAGGATCGCCCTCCACTTCATCGCCGGGCTGCTGGAGCACGCGCCGGGCTTCACCGCCCTCACCAACCCCCTGGTGAACTCCTACAAGCGGCTGGTGCCGGGCTACGAAGCGCCTGTCTACGTCTCCTGGTCCGCCCAGAACCGGAGTGCGCTGGTGCGGGTCCCGGCCAGCCGACGGCAGGGCACCCGGGTGGAGCTGCGCTCCCCCGACCCTTCCTGCAACATCTACCTGGCCCTGGCCGTCATGATCCGAGCGGGGCTGGACGGCGTGCGGCGCGAGCTGGAGCCCCCTGAGTCCCTGAACAAGAACATCTACGAGTTGACCCCCCAGGAACGGCGGGAGCACGGGATCGCCGAGCTGCCCGGAAGCCTGCAGGACGCCACCCGGGCCATGGAGGCGGACCCGCTCATGCGGGAGACGCTGGGCGAGCACGTCTACGCCCGGTTCCTGGAGGCGAAGCGAATCGAGTGGGACATCTACCGCAGCCAGGTGCACCGCTGGGAAGTGGAGCAGTACCTGGGGGTCTTCTGA
- a CDS encoding MerR family transcriptional regulator: MAQLDRDAPVYPIGIVQKLTGLTGRQIRYYEKAGLLTPTRTPGNQRLYSPNQVDLLLDIKELLAQGYNVEGVKTRLAERYGSLGRRRAGRVEVPVPLAAPAPDAPPAAVETAPERISSEEHLRLIQAMRSGRPLSSLYPVNNQAELVRKLQETRSDDSS; encoded by the coding sequence TTGGCTCAGCTGGATCGAGACGCACCCGTCTACCCCATCGGCATCGTTCAGAAGCTGACCGGCCTCACCGGCCGGCAGATCCGCTACTACGAGAAGGCCGGCCTCCTGACGCCCACACGGACCCCTGGCAACCAGCGCCTCTACTCGCCCAACCAGGTGGACCTCCTCCTGGACATCAAAGAGCTCCTGGCCCAGGGGTACAACGTGGAGGGCGTCAAGACCCGGCTGGCCGAGCGGTACGGCAGTCTGGGCCGGAGGCGGGCGGGTCGGGTGGAGGTTCCGGTGCCCCTCGCGGCGCCGGCCCCCGATGCGCCCCCGGCCGCCGTTGAGACCGCCCCCGAACGCATCTCCTCCGAGGAGCACCTGCGTCTCATCCAGGCGATGCGCTCGGGCCGGCCCCTCTCCTCCCTCTACCCGGTGAACAACCAGGCCGAGTTGGTGCGCAAGCTGCAGGAGACCCGCTCCGACGATTCCTCGTGA
- the hemA gene encoding glutamyl-tRNA reductase yields MHLFVAGLNHRSAPIAVREQIHFTPEATRQFLGGLAREAEEVAVLSTCNRTELYVAGEDPRAPGRLVHRLVGSSYGETLDPYLYVRQDSEAARHLFRVAGGLDSMILGEAQILGQVRESFEIARDAGTAGPLLGQLGRKAVETGKRIRSETAIGEGAASVSHAAVELARKIFGELTGCRVLVLGAGEMATLAARNLREHGAAAVVVANRNRQHAEELARACGGHAAGFEQLEPLLEASDIVLSSTAAPHAVVRRETVQRVMRVRRGRPLFLIDIAVPRDVEPGCGDLDGVFLYNIDDLQQVVDDNLAQRRTQVGPAEAIVEEAVYEYVAWWRSRLAVPVIRALRQRAEEVREEELQRALRRLRDLEPQQRKAVEAMSEAIVNKLLHPPVTRLKAALEQGDGVAHLESLKELFDLEPEGTGTPSASAPDRALRPDDRPADRREGRA; encoded by the coding sequence TTGCACCTCTTCGTTGCCGGACTGAACCACCGGAGCGCGCCCATCGCCGTGCGAGAGCAGATCCACTTCACCCCCGAGGCGACCCGCCAGTTCCTGGGCGGCCTGGCGCGGGAGGCTGAGGAGGTAGCGGTCCTTTCCACCTGCAACCGCACCGAGCTCTACGTAGCCGGAGAGGATCCCCGGGCGCCGGGGCGGCTGGTTCATCGCCTGGTAGGCTCCTCCTACGGCGAGACGCTGGACCCCTACCTCTACGTCCGGCAGGACAGCGAGGCGGCCCGTCACCTTTTCCGGGTCGCCGGCGGGTTGGACAGCATGATCCTCGGCGAGGCGCAGATCCTGGGCCAGGTGCGCGAGAGCTTCGAGATCGCCCGCGACGCGGGGACGGCCGGGCCGCTCCTGGGGCAGCTGGGGCGGAAGGCGGTGGAGACCGGAAAGCGGATCCGCTCCGAGACGGCCATCGGCGAGGGAGCAGCCTCCGTCAGCCACGCGGCGGTGGAGCTGGCCCGCAAGATCTTCGGGGAGCTCACGGGTTGCCGGGTGCTGGTGCTGGGCGCGGGGGAGATGGCCACCCTGGCCGCCCGGAACCTGCGCGAGCACGGGGCGGCGGCGGTGGTGGTGGCCAATCGCAACCGGCAGCACGCGGAGGAGCTGGCCCGGGCCTGCGGTGGGCACGCGGCCGGGTTCGAGCAATTGGAGCCGCTCCTGGAGGCCAGCGACATCGTCCTCAGCTCCACGGCCGCCCCCCACGCGGTGGTCCGGCGGGAGACCGTCCAGCGGGTGATGCGGGTCCGGCGGGGCCGGCCGCTCTTCCTCATCGACATCGCGGTGCCCCGGGACGTGGAGCCCGGATGCGGGGACCTGGACGGGGTCTTCCTCTACAACATCGATGACCTGCAGCAGGTAGTGGACGACAACCTGGCCCAGCGGCGCACCCAGGTGGGCCCGGCCGAGGCGATCGTGGAAGAGGCCGTGTACGAGTACGTGGCCTGGTGGCGGAGCCGCCTGGCGGTGCCTGTCATTCGCGCCCTCCGGCAGCGGGCGGAAGAGGTCCGGGAGGAGGAGCTGCAACGGGCCCTCCGGCGCCTGCGCGATCTGGAGCCTCAGCAGCGGAAGGCGGTGGAGGCCATGTCCGAGGCCATCGTCAACAAGCTGCTCCACCCCCCCGTGACCCGGCTGAAGGCCGCCCTGGAGCAGGGAGACGGGGTGGCCCACCTGGAGAGTCTGAAGGAGCTCTTCGACCTGGAACCCGAGGGCACCGGCACCCCCAGCGCTTCGGCACCGGACCGGGCCCTTCGCCCCGACGACCGGCCGGCCGACCGCCGGGAGGGCCGGGCATGA
- a CDS encoding cytochrome C assembly family protein, with the protein MNLLASGLVLATGFTSLGASALYLVHYRRSDPASGRVASLLAGLGWAFLGILLLMRALEQGYVPLGSLNQSLFIFLWLLMGSYLVVERRYDLRVAGGLFWPSLTLVLLAALAWVPQEASPDIARNLAVSETSIFLHVAFNFLAYSSFALAGVAGLIYLLQERQIKTRRLSWLYFRLPPLASLDRASRHLLASGFLLLTLGLAIGMVNARLAWGSFIPEDGKILFSLALWAYYGAGLLVHRARGLSGRRVALLSLLGFLGALLNLTGLTWWLTNVHRF; encoded by the coding sequence ATGAACCTTCTCGCCTCCGGGCTCGTCCTGGCCACCGGCTTCACCAGCTTGGGCGCATCGGCCCTCTACCTGGTGCACTACCGGCGGAGCGACCCCGCGAGCGGCCGCGTGGCCAGCTTGCTGGCCGGGCTGGGCTGGGCCTTCCTGGGGATCCTCCTCCTCATGCGGGCGCTGGAGCAGGGGTACGTCCCGCTGGGCAGCCTGAACCAGAGTCTCTTCATCTTCTTGTGGCTCCTCATGGGCAGCTACCTGGTGGTGGAGCGCCGCTACGACCTCCGGGTGGCGGGCGGCCTCTTCTGGCCCAGCCTCACCCTGGTGCTGCTGGCCGCCCTGGCCTGGGTCCCCCAGGAGGCGAGCCCCGACATCGCCCGCAATCTCGCCGTGTCCGAGACCTCCATCTTCCTGCACGTGGCCTTCAACTTCCTGGCCTACTCGAGCTTCGCCCTCGCGGGCGTGGCCGGCCTCATCTACCTGCTTCAGGAGCGGCAGATCAAGACGCGCCGCCTGAGCTGGCTCTACTTCCGGCTGCCGCCCCTGGCGAGCCTGGACCGGGCCTCCCGCCACCTGCTGGCCAGCGGCTTCCTGCTCCTCACGCTGGGTCTCGCCATCGGCATGGTGAACGCCCGGCTGGCCTGGGGAAGCTTCATCCCAGAGGACGGCAAGATCCTCTTCTCCCTGGCCCTCTGGGCCTACTACGGCGCTGGCCTGCTCGTTCACCGGGCCCGGGGGCTGAGCGGCCGGCGGGTGGCCCTGCTGAGCCTGCTGGGGTTCCTGGGGGCGCTGCTCAACCTGACCGGCCTCACCTGGTGGCTCACCAACGTGCACCGGTTCTGA
- the hemC gene encoding hydroxymethylbilane synthase, giving the protein MNRRVVRVGTRKSPLALRQSRWVMDRLAAAWPELACVEVPMVTEGDRVLDQPLDQAGGRGLFVAEMEEALLRGDIDLAVHSMKDLPIDLATGLTLGPVPLRADPRDVLVSREGWTLEELPYGARVGTGSPRRRAQLLAHRPDLQVVALRGNLETRLRKLEEGQAEALVLAAAGLDRMGYGAERVPLEPPAFLPAVGQGALGLELRAGDAWLLDRLAALRDPAAEAATRAERAFLHALGGGCHLPIAAWSEVRGDRLHLLGRVVRTDGARRLEGEEEGSADAAEDVGRRLGEGLLASGARALL; this is encoded by the coding sequence ATGAACCGGCGCGTGGTGCGGGTGGGCACCCGGAAGAGCCCGCTGGCCCTGCGGCAGAGCCGGTGGGTGATGGATCGCCTGGCGGCGGCCTGGCCGGAGCTGGCGTGCGTGGAGGTGCCCATGGTCACCGAGGGCGACCGGGTGCTCGACCAGCCCCTGGACCAGGCGGGCGGTCGCGGCCTCTTCGTGGCGGAAATGGAAGAGGCCCTCCTCCGAGGCGACATCGATCTGGCCGTCCACAGCATGAAGGACCTCCCCATCGACCTGGCGACCGGCCTCACCCTCGGCCCGGTGCCCCTCCGGGCCGATCCCCGGGACGTGCTGGTGAGCCGCGAAGGGTGGACCCTGGAAGAGCTCCCCTACGGGGCCCGGGTGGGCACAGGCAGCCCCCGGAGGCGGGCCCAGCTCCTGGCGCACCGGCCGGACCTGCAGGTGGTGGCCCTGCGCGGCAACCTGGAAACCCGGCTCCGGAAGCTCGAGGAGGGACAGGCCGAGGCGCTGGTGCTGGCGGCTGCCGGACTGGATCGGATGGGCTACGGGGCGGAGCGGGTCCCCCTGGAGCCGCCGGCGTTCCTGCCCGCGGTGGGCCAGGGGGCGCTGGGGCTCGAGCTGCGGGCTGGGGACGCCTGGCTCCTCGACCGCCTCGCGGCCCTGCGGGACCCGGCCGCCGAGGCCGCCACTCGGGCCGAGCGCGCCTTCTTGCACGCCCTGGGGGGCGGGTGCCACCTGCCCATCGCGGCCTGGAGCGAGGTCCGGGGAGACCGCCTGCACCTCCTGGGCCGCGTGGTGCGCACCGACGGCGCCCGCCGGCTCGAGGGCGAGGAGGAGGGCTCCGCGGACGCCGCCGAAGACGTGGGGCGGCGCCTGGGCGAGGGCCTCCTGGCCAGCGGGGCCCGGGCGCTGCTGTGA
- a CDS encoding carbohydrate ABC transporter permease, giving the protein MRAPADGPEPHARPAGARRWRVLAQTKRVGLYLAVGAIVIWTLAPVTWLFLSAISPYSFLVSDRVGHWIPPEPTLRNFTDMWSPATDTGTRFRMALANSTVVSLSVTAICLVVGTFAAYALARLEVPHRKGVVLGLVVVRMLPTIALVIPFFVVVSQIDAFLVGHGSNVHLFDTRANLILLYISFILGFVIWVLQGYFRTVPAELEEAATIDGCSRLGALRHVVLPLSAPALMATALLAFLLAWDEFVLALVFTRSPQSATLPLFVAELGSQYITAHNQIAAAGFVAALPPVVLALAFQRFLVAGLTAGAVKS; this is encoded by the coding sequence ATGAGGGCTCCTGCCGACGGACCGGAGCCGCACGCACGCCCCGCGGGCGCCCGGCGGTGGAGGGTCCTGGCCCAGACAAAGCGGGTGGGGCTCTACCTGGCGGTGGGCGCCATCGTCATCTGGACCCTGGCTCCGGTCACGTGGCTCTTCCTCTCGGCCATCTCACCCTACAGCTTCCTGGTGTCGGACCGGGTGGGCCACTGGATCCCCCCCGAGCCGACCCTCCGGAACTTCACGGACATGTGGAGCCCGGCCACCGACACGGGGACCCGATTCCGTATGGCCCTGGCCAACAGCACGGTCGTCTCCCTGTCGGTGACCGCCATCTGTCTGGTGGTAGGGACCTTTGCGGCCTACGCGCTGGCACGCCTGGAAGTGCCCCACCGGAAGGGTGTGGTCCTGGGGCTGGTGGTGGTCCGCATGTTGCCCACCATTGCCCTGGTGATCCCATTCTTCGTGGTGGTCTCCCAGATCGACGCCTTCCTCGTGGGCCACGGCAGCAACGTGCACCTGTTCGATACCCGGGCCAACCTGATCCTCCTTTACATCTCGTTCATCCTGGGCTTCGTCATCTGGGTGCTGCAGGGCTACTTCCGGACGGTCCCCGCGGAGCTGGAGGAAGCGGCCACCATCGACGGGTGCAGCCGTCTGGGTGCCCTCCGCCACGTGGTGCTACCGCTCTCGGCGCCGGCGCTGATGGCCACCGCCCTGCTCGCCTTCCTGCTCGCATGGGATGAGTTCGTGCTGGCGCTGGTCTTCACCCGCTCGCCCCAGTCGGCCACCCTGCCGCTCTTCGTCGCCGAGCTGGGGAGCCAGTACATCACGGCCCACAACCAGATCGCCGCCGCCGGCTTCGTGGCCGCCCTTCCCCCCGTGGTGCTGGCCCTTGCCTTCCAGCGCTTCCTGGTGGCGGGCCTCACCGCGGGCGCGGTGAAGAGCTGA
- a CDS encoding carbohydrate ABC transporter permease: MIRTSRRGLDPLATVPPRALASAAGNRTTAASRRLAFRLLAPAGLLVGGVVVVPLLLAFYLSLHRAEPAVGGLLTRFVGLANYRYYLIESPLFWPAVRVTLYFTLASLGLELVLGLGMALVLDQPFFGRPLVRALVLLPWGVPTVVNARMWEWIYAGANYGALNGLLKTLHLLPPGQDVVWLGFDVPFAGVPVLGSLFEWLGASRALHMIILADTWKVTPLVVLLFLAGLQTVPASLHEAATLDGAGFWQRLRHVVLPLLRPVLLVILVLRTMELFRVFDVIYILMQYSIRVLGVFTYETGMKFLHFGRGSALAFLISLFIAGLSLVYMKWLYTDDEAEVKGR, encoded by the coding sequence GTGATCCGGACGAGCCGGCGGGGGCTCGATCCCCTGGCGACGGTGCCTCCGCGGGCCCTGGCGAGCGCTGCGGGGAACCGGACCACTGCGGCGAGCCGGCGGCTCGCCTTCCGGCTGCTGGCTCCGGCCGGGTTGCTGGTGGGCGGCGTGGTGGTGGTACCCCTGCTCCTGGCCTTCTACCTCAGCCTGCACCGGGCCGAGCCCGCCGTGGGCGGGCTGCTCACCCGTTTCGTGGGCCTGGCCAACTACCGGTACTACCTGATCGAGAGCCCCCTCTTCTGGCCCGCGGTGCGGGTGACGCTCTACTTCACCCTCGCCTCGCTGGGCCTGGAGCTGGTCCTGGGGCTCGGCATGGCCCTGGTGCTGGACCAGCCCTTCTTCGGACGGCCGCTGGTTCGGGCGCTGGTCCTCCTCCCCTGGGGGGTGCCGACGGTGGTCAACGCCCGCATGTGGGAGTGGATCTACGCCGGGGCCAACTACGGCGCCCTGAACGGCCTGCTGAAGACCCTTCACCTGCTGCCCCCGGGGCAGGATGTGGTTTGGCTCGGCTTCGACGTCCCCTTCGCCGGGGTGCCCGTGCTGGGCTCCCTCTTCGAGTGGCTGGGGGCGAGCCGCGCCCTCCACATGATCATCCTGGCGGACACCTGGAAGGTGACGCCCCTGGTCGTCCTCCTTTTCCTGGCTGGCCTGCAGACGGTCCCCGCCTCCCTCCACGAGGCGGCCACCCTCGACGGAGCAGGCTTCTGGCAGAGGCTGCGCCACGTGGTGCTGCCGCTCCTCCGCCCGGTGCTCCTGGTGATCCTGGTGCTCCGGACCATGGAGCTCTTCCGGGTCTTCGACGTCATCTACATCCTGATGCAGTACAGCATCCGGGTGCTCGGGGTCTTCACCTACGAGACGGGCATGAAGTTCCTTCACTTCGGCCGCGGCTCCGCGCTGGCCTTCCTGATCAGCCTCTTCATCGCGGGGCTCTCGCTGGTCTACATGAAGTGGCTCTACACCGACGACGAGGCGGAGGTGAAGGGGCGATGA
- a CDS encoding extracellular solute-binding protein: MQTCRSRLLGFVCASALAWVLALGVASLPAAGAGGTLNVLYMAQAGYQPDDVRAMADLFEEVSDAKVNLTFVKYDEMHEKIVTSAIAPVATYDVVLLDLIWTAEFASRRMVAPLDDFITPQMRADIKPAILDAFVFDGKTWAMPFLANFQLFFYNQRMIEQAGFSGPPQTLEEMVEQMKAMKAKGIVSYPWTDSWNQKEGLTCEFVWLTGAFGGDTFDAQGRPVFNRGPGLKALEFMVRLLDEGLANPKSLTNDEAAAKDDFIAGNAAFTTNWTFQYGLMNDPSVSKVVGDGRMGLIPVAADARAAGARTASVSGFQGAAIMANSRSKELAWKYVRFITSPLVQRAFLQEMPVWTSVQQSAYAQTMDPVIGVKAEQLGAVHHRPKVPPYPEVSSIMQRYIHLALEKKMTPQQALDAAVREINGVL, encoded by the coding sequence ATGCAGACCTGTCGGAGTCGCCTCCTGGGCTTCGTGTGTGCGAGCGCGCTGGCGTGGGTCCTGGCCCTTGGCGTCGCAAGCCTCCCCGCCGCGGGCGCCGGCGGCACCCTCAACGTGCTGTACATGGCCCAGGCCGGTTACCAGCCCGACGACGTGAGGGCCATGGCGGACCTCTTCGAGGAGGTCTCAGACGCCAAGGTCAACCTCACCTTCGTAAAGTACGACGAGATGCACGAGAAGATCGTGACCTCCGCCATCGCCCCCGTGGCCACCTACGATGTGGTGTTGCTGGACCTGATCTGGACCGCCGAGTTCGCCTCGCGGCGGATGGTGGCTCCCCTCGACGACTTCATCACCCCCCAGATGCGGGCCGACATCAAGCCGGCCATCCTGGACGCCTTCGTCTTCGACGGAAAGACCTGGGCCATGCCCTTCCTGGCCAACTTCCAGCTCTTCTTCTACAACCAGCGGATGATCGAGCAGGCCGGCTTCTCGGGCCCGCCCCAGACGCTGGAGGAGATGGTGGAGCAGATGAAGGCCATGAAGGCCAAGGGCATCGTCTCGTACCCCTGGACCGACTCCTGGAACCAGAAGGAAGGTCTCACCTGCGAGTTCGTCTGGCTCACGGGCGCCTTCGGCGGCGACACTTTCGACGCTCAGGGGCGCCCCGTTTTCAACCGGGGCCCGGGCCTGAAGGCCCTGGAGTTCATGGTGCGGCTCCTGGACGAGGGCCTGGCCAACCCCAAGTCGCTCACCAACGACGAAGCGGCGGCCAAGGACGACTTCATCGCCGGCAACGCCGCCTTCACCACCAACTGGACCTTCCAGTACGGGCTCATGAACGACCCGTCGGTCTCCAAGGTGGTGGGGGACGGCCGGATGGGCCTCATCCCCGTCGCCGCCGATGCTCGCGCGGCGGGAGCGCGCACGGCCTCCGTGAGCGGCTTCCAGGGCGCGGCGATCATGGCCAACTCCCGCAGCAAGGAGCTCGCGTGGAAGTACGTCCGGTTCATCACCAGCCCCCTGGTCCAGAGGGCCTTCCTGCAGGAGATGCCGGTCTGGACCTCGGTGCAGCAGAGCGCCTACGCCCAGACCATGGACCCGGTCATCGGAGTCAAGGCGGAGCAACTGGGCGCGGTGCACCACCGGCCCAAGGTCCCGCCTTACCCTGAGGTCTCGTCGATCATGCAACGGTACATCCACCTGGCCTTGGAGAAGAAGATGACGCCCCAGCAGGCGCTGGATGCAGCGGTGCGCGAGATCAACGGCGTCCTCTAG
- a CDS encoding ROK family transcriptional regulator yields the protein MSGDRVTVLKGNNDLVKAINTRTVLNVIRQHAPVSRAEIGRLAALYPATVSTIVTSLLEEGLVKETGRGESTGGRQPVLLELNAGAHRVVGLFVGVGRLAAVVSDLKGAVVARWTEEVPRAGPQEILPRLVEGTRSVLRSAGVGEEGVLGVGVAFPGPVDVEEGVVLASPNLPGWGRFPLKEALTSRLGLECVVDNDANAAAWGERWLGGPDALEMLYLVFDWSVGGGIVVDGQIYRGWRHAAGEFGHVVVETGGAQCTCGNFGCLHTVASGEALVARVQRDAKQGASTLALELAGGDPDGIDLDAVFQAADANDPRVLALLEEAGRYAGIGVASLINAFNPRTVVLGGRLVHRSATFYRRLAETALRRAWSAVARDVQVTRGNLGDDAFVLGAASLVLSRLFLQPRLPVGAL from the coding sequence GTGTCAGGAGATCGGGTCACGGTCCTCAAGGGGAACAACGACCTCGTCAAGGCGATCAACACCCGCACGGTGCTGAACGTCATCCGCCAGCACGCGCCCGTCTCCAGGGCCGAGATCGGGCGGCTGGCCGCGCTTTACCCGGCCACGGTGTCCACGATCGTAACCTCGCTGCTCGAGGAAGGTCTGGTGAAGGAGACGGGCCGGGGCGAGTCCACCGGCGGGCGCCAGCCGGTCCTCCTGGAGTTGAACGCGGGCGCGCATCGGGTGGTGGGGCTCTTCGTGGGGGTCGGAAGGCTGGCGGCCGTAGTTTCTGACCTGAAAGGCGCGGTGGTCGCCCGCTGGACCGAGGAAGTCCCCAGGGCCGGTCCCCAGGAGATCCTCCCGCGGCTGGTGGAGGGCACTCGTTCCGTGCTGCGCTCGGCCGGGGTGGGTGAGGAGGGCGTCTTGGGGGTGGGCGTCGCCTTTCCAGGTCCAGTGGATGTGGAGGAGGGCGTCGTCCTCGCCTCGCCCAACCTCCCCGGATGGGGCCGTTTCCCACTGAAGGAGGCACTCACCTCCCGGTTGGGCCTCGAGTGCGTGGTGGACAACGACGCCAACGCCGCGGCGTGGGGCGAGCGGTGGCTGGGCGGTCCGGACGCGCTGGAGATGCTCTACTTGGTCTTCGACTGGTCCGTGGGCGGCGGCATCGTCGTCGACGGACAGATCTACCGGGGCTGGAGGCACGCTGCCGGCGAGTTCGGCCACGTGGTGGTGGAGACAGGGGGTGCCCAGTGCACCTGCGGGAACTTCGGCTGCCTCCACACGGTGGCTTCCGGTGAGGCCCTGGTGGCCCGCGTGCAGAGAGACGCCAAGCAGGGAGCCTCCACCCTCGCGCTGGAACTCGCCGGCGGGGATCCCGACGGCATCGACCTCGATGCCGTCTTCCAGGCGGCCGATGCCAACGACCCCAGGGTCCTTGCTCTCCTGGAGGAAGCGGGCCGGTACGCGGGCATCGGCGTGGCCAGCCTCATCAATGCGTTCAACCCCCGGACCGTGGTGCTCGGCGGGAGGCTGGTGCACCGGAGCGCCACGTTCTATCGCCGGCTCGCGGAGACGGCCCTGCGCCGGGCCTGGAGCGCGGTGGCCAGGGACGTTCAGGTGACGCGTGGCAACCTGGGGGACGATGCTTTTGTCCTGGGGGCTGCCTCGCTGGTGCTGAGCCGCCTCTTCCTCCAGCCCCGCCTTCCGGTTGGGGCGCTCTGA